The nucleotide sequence TTTCAAAAAAGCCTTCATCGGAAGGATCGGCATTATCATGGGTGTATTTGTACCATCGATCCCGGTCACCATTGCCGCTTTCCCCAACATACATTTGCCATACATTCGTTTTCTTGATAGCTTCTTCCTTCTTTTCCAGCAACACAGCAATGGCCCTGTCAGAGCCCTCGACCATCGAAGCGGTAGCGGTAACCGTTGGTTTCATCACCCAATTGATCAATCCTAAAACAGAAGGGAACATCAATACACAAAAGCCAATCACAAACGGACGGAAAAGCGGATAAAAGTCAATGGGCTCTGCTCTTGACAAATGTCCCCATACCCTTGATGCGATATACCACATGGCCGCAAATCCCGCTATCGCCTGTCCCACACCGATGAGTTGGCTGCACAGGGGCATCATTTCATCATATAGCTGGTCCAGTACCCCGTGCAAGCCGTTCATTTCATCGGCAATGCCCTGCGCGCTGCCTGCAAAGGGCAATAGCAATCCCATTACTACCAGCCAGGCGGATTTCTTATACCTTGTCATATTTCCTGATCTTTAGTTGTTTATCCCATATACCCTGCGGATAGTCTCGGCATCATTTCTTTCTTTAGCCCTTTGCACCGCATGGATTGTCATGTTATTGTTGAAGTACCGTAGGAACATCAATTTGTCCTGCATATCGGCATAGATCCGGTCAATGGCCTGCAAGCGTTCATCATCACTCATACGGGATTTCCCTGCTGTAATGATCACCAGCAATTCATCCAGGTTGCGAAGGCTTTCATCAAACAGGTTGTCATACACCCGTCCGAGATAGGCTAGTTCCTCGGGATTGAAATTCCCATCACTTTGAAACCGGTCGTACGCATTCCGATATTCCTTTACCAGTATAAGCTGGTAATTCACAATGTCCCCCACACGCTTGTAGTTGCGTACGGTGGGGCTTACTTCCAGCAGGCCCTCAAGAAAGGCTTTGTGCAGGTTGAAATTACCTTCGGATATATCCTTGATGGTATTATAACCACCTTCCAATATCTGATAGCCTTTCTTCATATCGCTCAATATCTGTTTGAACTGTGCCAGTTTCTCTACATTGAGCAGTAGCTGCTGTATCTCTGCGGCTTGAGCCGATGCCCTGAACGTTGGCAACAGTCCACAGATCACAAGACTTATGATTATACCTGTCTTTTTCATCGTTATTCGTTTTGAATGTTCATTAATGTCCGGCTGAGCTGCACCTCATTTTGTTCTTTTATCCGAACGGCTGCCATTACCTTTGCTTCGTTACCGAAATTTTGTGAGAAGGTGTAATTGTCCTGCATTTGCAGGTAGATCCGGTCTATACGGCTGATGCGCTCATTATCTTCCATCTGCAATTGGGCATCCGTAGTTATGGCAATGAGTTCATCAAGAGCCTGCTCGCAGTCATCCAACAGCCGGGTAAAAACCCGCTGTATATAACTGAGTTCTTCGGCAGAAAAAGCGTCACTATTTCTAAGCTGCCGGTACGTTCGCTGGTAATCCTGAACAATGTTTACCTGAAGGGCGATGATCTCCGCCACCTTGGCGTAGTGTCTGATTTCCGGGTTGACCATACTTAAGGAATGGATAAAATCACTATGCAGGTCAAATTCTCCTTTGGTAAAACCTCCTATGGTCGTCAGGCCTTCCCTGGCAATCCGATAACCTTTCTGGGCATATTCGATATATACCTGTAGGGCGGCAATCTGCTGGAGCAGGTATTTCTTTTGTGTTTTCTTCTGACGAAACCATTCCGAAAAATTCTGAGCCTGTAGGGTTCCGGCTGCCGAAAACATTACCAATCCTATCATAATCATCTTTTTCATACTACACATCTTTAAGGAAGTCCGTATAATTTCTTCACTGCCTGTACCTCTATGGAGGTCTTTGCCCTGGAGAGGCTCAGCAAAACATTTTGCTGATTGAAGCGCATCAGGTCATCATAATTCGCATCGACCTGATCTGCGGCATTATTAATAAGTTCCAGCCTTTTGGCATCGCTCATGGTAGTGGTAAAGGACTGGATGATCAGGTTGATCTGGTCAATGTTTTGAAGGCTTTCATCAAGAATACCAGCATACACTTTGGCCATGTATTCTATTTCATCTGCCATAAAGTGCTCGTCCTGCCGGATAAGCTGCCATGCCCGCTGGTATTCATTGACCAGGCGTGCTTGTTTTTGAGTAATATCCCGGATGCGCTGGTAATAAGAAATAATCGCCTTTACTTTTGCCAGCTCTTCATAGTATTCCCGGTATTGTTCTTTTTGCTTCTCCGTCCACTCTGAGATCTCATCCAGTTTGAGTTTGGAAAGCGTGTTTTCCAATGTTTTCTGGGCATTCTGTAGCCAGATGGTTTTGTTCTGCAACCGTTGTATCTTCAAATCAACGGCCTTGATCACTTTCTTGACTGCTGCTTTAATGATTTCCAATATGGCTATCGGTGTGGCATTGACCTGTTGTACCGGCAGTACCGTAAAGGAAATGCAAAGGGCAAGCAGTAACATTTTTGCATACTTTTTCATTGTTCATCATTTTAAGGTGTTCGTTCTCATATCTTCCGCCATTGCAGCTATGCCCTTGCGTATATCCCCGCCAAACTTTGCTGCATACTCCATCAGTTTTACCTTTTCGGTCTGCTCGGTGGTGTAAGCCAGGTATTCTTCCACACTGACCTCTGTACGGTACACCTTGCTGAGCATCCCGCCCAGGCTTATGAAGACTTCTTTGTATTTCCGGGTAGGATCATTGGCTTTGTTAACCGACAACACCAATGCTTTTTCTTTTTCCGTTAACCCCAAGAGTTCCTGTATCTGGTCAAACTTGTTCTGGTATTTGCTCTGGTCGAGCAATATTTTACAGTCACTGTTATTGATGATGGCCTGTTTTACCACGGGGGAGGAAATAATGTCCTCCACTTCCTGGGTCACCACGATGGCCTCACCAAAGAACTTTCTGACGGTTTTAAAGAGGTATTTGATATATTCTGCAAAACCTTCTTTCATGAGGGCTTTCCAGGCTTCTTCGATCAGGATCATCTTACGGAGGCCCTTCATCTTCCGCATCTTGTTGATAAAAACTTCCATGATAATGATGGTGACCACAGGGAAGAGGATGGGATGGTCTTTGATATTGTCCAGCTCAAAAACGATAAATCTTTCCTGTAAAAGGTTCAGGTTTTCTGTGGCGTTGAGCAGGTAGTCAAATTCACCACCTTTGTAGTATGGCCGAAGCACATAGAGAAAGTTATCCATATCAAAATCCCTGTCCTTTACCCGGTCGTTTTTCAGCACTGCTGCATAATCGTCCCGCAGGAACTCATAAAAGCTGTTGAAGGAAGGGAAGACTTTAGGGTTTTTTTCGAGGTGCTGGTAATACCCGGTGATGGCATTGGAAAGAGCCACATACTCGCTACGTTTAAAGGCTTCATCATCTTTTTTCCAAAGTGCCAGGAGCAGCGTTTTGATACTTTCCTTCTTTTCCGTATCCAGGCTATCACCCTCGCCAATGAAAAAAGGATTGAAACGGATTGGGTTTTCCTCGCTGTAGGTAAAATAGTAGCCCTCTACCATATCGCAGAGTCCCTTGTAGCTATGCCCCACATCTACCAAAACGATATGCGTTCCCTGCTCATAATAGCTACGAACCATGTGATTGGTAAAAAAGGATTTGCCGCTCCCGGAAGGGCCGAGTATGAATTTGTTGCGGTTGGTGCAAATACCCATTTTCATAGGTTCATCGCTGATATCCACATGGACGGGCTTGCCGGTCATACGGTCACCCAAACGAATACCAACGGGGCTTAATGAAGTGCGGTAGCCAGTCTCTAAATTGAGAAAGCAAGTAGCCTGCTCTGCAAAAGTGTCGAAGGTATCATTCATCGGAAAGTCAGCGGCATTGCCCGGAATCCCCGCCCAGAATATTTGTGGGGCTCCGATGGTTTCCTGCTTGGCTACCGCATCCATCTGTGCCAATGCGGACGACACTTTATTTTTCAGGTCTTTGAGTTCCTCTTTTTGATCTGTCCATACCAGTACATTAAAGTGCGCTTTTACCGGAAGGCGTTGCTGACTGATCGCTTCGTTCAAAAAATCATTGGTGGCATCTCTTGCAATCATGTTTTCCCTGCTGTAAGCGGACAGGGATTGCAGTCTTAACCTTTTGGATTCCAGCTTTGAGATGGTTTTCTGGGCATCCTCGATAAAAAGGTACTGATTGTAAATATGGTTACAAGGCAGAAGTTGTCCCAGCGTGGAGGCAAAACCGATACTAAACTTGGTTTTGTCCGTACTGTACTTGTCGTAATTGATCCGGCTGCCGCAAAGTGCAGGCAGGTCGGCAGCATCCCCCAAAGTATAAAGCTGACAATGTTTGGCTCCCACCTGTAAGCCTTCATGGAAGCTGATGTCTCCCAAGAGGTAACGATCATTTCGTTCGGACAGGTAGCAATATTTTTCTATAATGCCCATTGTCCTTTTACTACTCCAAAGGTCATTTTCCTTTAACCGGGTCAGTTTTACAAAGCCACTATCTTCCATGATACGCCTGAACTGACCGGTACTGTCCAGGAAGTCTTGTAAGAGGGATGGCTTCAGGGTTTCTTCCGGCACCATGCTCTTACGGAGCAAACTGGAATACATGGAAGTTGCCGTTTTCCTGTTGCCCGGCTTTTTGGTCAGCAGGATATAACAGCTATGATCCAGAAACGGGCGTTCATTGAAAAACCGCTCGCTTGCCCGGCTCAAAAAACTGGTGTCTTCTTTGGTGAAATCAGGCTGATGACTGCTTTGCAGGAACCAGTCCTGTTTATGCAGTACACTGAATTTAGGCAATACCTTAATGGCCTTTACCCAAGCCTGGTGAAAGGCCTCGTATTCCTGATCGGAGAGTGTAAAGACCTCCGGCAGGTCTGCCTTAAAGGCGACCGTTACATCGCCCTGTTTGCTCAGGATGCAGTCGTGTTCCACATCCATGATCGGTAACATATCATCCAACACTTTTTCCATCTCCACATTATTATTACCGGGTTATCAATTTTTATCTTTTAACTCTTTAGAAAAGCCAGACGG is from Echinicola marina and encodes:
- a CDS encoding tellurite resistance TerB family protein → MKKTGIIISLVICGLLPTFRASAQAAEIQQLLLNVEKLAQFKQILSDMKKGYQILEGGYNTIKDISEGNFNLHKAFLEGLLEVSPTVRNYKRVGDIVNYQLILVKEYRNAYDRFQSDGNFNPEELAYLGRVYDNLFDESLRNLDELLVIITAGKSRMSDDERLQAIDRIYADMQDKLMFLRYFNNNMTIHAVQRAKERNDAETIRRVYGINN
- a CDS encoding conjugal transfer protein TraI: MKKYAKMLLLALCISFTVLPVQQVNATPIAILEIIKAAVKKVIKAVDLKIQRLQNKTIWLQNAQKTLENTLSKLKLDEISEWTEKQKEQYREYYEELAKVKAIISYYQRIRDITQKQARLVNEYQRAWQLIRQDEHFMADEIEYMAKVYAGILDESLQNIDQINLIIQSFTTTMSDAKRLELINNAADQVDANYDDLMRFNQQNVLLSLSRAKTSIEVQAVKKLYGLP
- a CDS encoding TraG family conjugative transposon ATPase, which produces MEKVLDDMLPIMDVEHDCILSKQGDVTVAFKADLPEVFTLSDQEYEAFHQAWVKAIKVLPKFSVLHKQDWFLQSSHQPDFTKEDTSFLSRASERFFNERPFLDHSCYILLTKKPGNRKTATSMYSSLLRKSMVPEETLKPSLLQDFLDSTGQFRRIMEDSGFVKLTRLKENDLWSSKRTMGIIEKYCYLSERNDRYLLGDISFHEGLQVGAKHCQLYTLGDAADLPALCGSRINYDKYSTDKTKFSIGFASTLGQLLPCNHIYNQYLFIEDAQKTISKLESKRLRLQSLSAYSRENMIARDATNDFLNEAISQQRLPVKAHFNVLVWTDQKEELKDLKNKVSSALAQMDAVAKQETIGAPQIFWAGIPGNAADFPMNDTFDTFAEQATCFLNLETGYRTSLSPVGIRLGDRMTGKPVHVDISDEPMKMGICTNRNKFILGPSGSGKSFFTNHMVRSYYEQGTHIVLVDVGHSYKGLCDMVEGYYFTYSEENPIRFNPFFIGEGDSLDTEKKESIKTLLLALWKKDDEAFKRSEYVALSNAITGYYQHLEKNPKVFPSFNSFYEFLRDDYAAVLKNDRVKDRDFDMDNFLYVLRPYYKGGEFDYLLNATENLNLLQERFIVFELDNIKDHPILFPVVTIIIMEVFINKMRKMKGLRKMILIEEAWKALMKEGFAEYIKYLFKTVRKFFGEAIVVTQEVEDIISSPVVKQAIINNSDCKILLDQSKYQNKFDQIQELLGLTEKEKALVLSVNKANDPTRKYKEVFISLGGMLSKVYRTEVSVEEYLAYTTEQTEKVKLMEYAAKFGGDIRKGIAAMAEDMRTNTLK